One Helicoverpa armigera isolate CAAS_96S chromosome 1, ASM3070526v1, whole genome shotgun sequence genomic window carries:
- the LOC110378222 gene encoding gamma-aminobutyric acid receptor subunit beta isoform X2: protein MYVLSISSVSEVLMDFTLDFYFRQFWTDPRLAYKKRTGVETLSVGSEFIRNIWVPDTFFVNEKQSYFHIATTSNEFIRIHHSGSITRSIRLTITASCPMDLQYFPMDRQLCNIEIESFGYTMRDIRYKWNEGPNSVGVSSEVSLPQFKVLGHRQRAMEISLTTGNYSRLACEIQFVRSMGYYLIQIYIPSGLIVIISWVSFWLNRNATPARVSLGVTTVLTMTTLMSSTNAALPKISYVKSIDVYLGTCFVMVFASLLEYATVGYMAKRIQMRKQRFTAVQKMAAEKKMQIDGPPGSAEPVPPPRTSTLSRPPPPSRLSEVRFKVHDPKAYSKGGTLENTINGARGPAPGPAPPADEEAGPPPHLVHASKGINKLLGTTPSDIDKYSRIVFPVCFVCFNLMYWIIYLHVSDVVADDLVLLGEEN, encoded by the exons ATGTATGTGCTCTCTATCAGCTCCGTCTCCGAAGTGCTCATG GATTTCACGCTGGATTTCTACTTCAGACAATTTTGGACAGACCCCAGGCTTGCTTACAAAAAAAGGACGGGTGTGGAGACCCTGTCCGTTGGCTCGGAATTTATTAGAAACATATGGGTACCCGACACCTTCTTCGTTAACGAAAAACAGTCTTATTTCCACATAGCTACTACAAGCAACGAATTCATACGCATTCATCATTCTGGATCTATTACTAGGAGTATAAG ACTGACTATCACCGCTTCTTGTCCGATGGATTTGCAGTATTTTCCGATGGACCGTCAATTATGCAATATTGAAATCGAAAGTT TTGGCTACACCATGCGGGACATCCGATACAAGTGGAATGAGGGGCCCAACTCAGTGGGCGTGTCGAGCGAAGTGTCTTTGCCGCAATTCAAGGTGCTGGGCCATCGGCAGCGGGCTATGGAGATTTCTCTTACAACAG GAAACTACTCTCGTCTGGCATGTGAAATTCAATTTGTGCGCTCGATGGGATACTATTTAATTCAGATATATATTCCTTCTGGCCTTATTGTCATTATATCTTGGGTGTCATTTTGGTTGAACCGAAACGCGACACCTGCAAGGGTGTCACTAGGTGTCACCACTGTATTGACTATGACGACGCTCATGTCGTCCACTAATGCTGCTCTGCCCAAGATCTCATATGTCAAATCCATCGATGTCTATCTGGGAACCTGTTTCGTCATGGTCTTCGCCAGTTTACTAG AATATGCCACAGTTGGCTATATGGCTAAAAGGATACAGATGAGGAAACAAAGATTTACTGCTGTTCAGAAAATGGCCGCTGAAAAGAAAATGCAAATTGATGGTCCTCCAGGGTCAGCTGAGCCTGTCCCCCCACCGAGGACGAGCACCTTGTCCAGGCCACCACcccctagccgattatcg GAGGTTCGGTTCAAAGTTCACGATCCGAAGGCATATTCTAAAGGTGGCACCTTAGAAAACACTATCAATGGCGCACGGGGCCCAGCCCCAGGACCTGCCCCACCGGCTGATGAAGAAGCTGGACCACCCCCACATCTCGTTCATGCATCCAAG GGTATCAACAAATTGCTCGGCACGACTCCCTCGGACATCGACAAGTACTCGCGCATCGTGTTCCCCGTCTGCTTCGTTTGCTTTAACCTTATGTACTGGATCATTTACCTTCACGTATCTGACGTCGTGGCTGATGACTTGGTACTACTAGGCGAAGAAAATTGA
- the LOC110378222 gene encoding gamma-aminobutyric acid receptor subunit beta isoform X3 produces the protein MEDFTLDFYFRQFWTDPRLAYKKRTGVETLSVGSEFIRNIWVPDTFFVNEKQSYFHIATTSNEFIRIHHSGSITRSIRLTITASCPMDLQYFPMDRQLCNIEIESFGYTMRDIRYKWNEGPNSVGVSSEVSLPQFKVLGHRQRAMEISLTTGNYSRLACEIQFVRSMGYYLIQIYIPSGLIVIISWVSFWLNRNATPARVSLGVTTVLTMTTLMSSTNAALPKISYVKSIDVYLGTCFVMVFASLLEYATVGYMAKRIQMRKQRFTAVQKMAAEKKMQIDGPPGSAEPVPPPRTSTLSRPPPPSRLSEVRFKVHDPKAYSKGGTLENTINGARGPAPGPAPPADEEAGPPPHLVHASKGINKLLGTTPSDIDKYSRIVFPVCFVCFNLMYWIIYLHVSDVVADDLVLLGEEN, from the exons ATGGAG GATTTCACGCTGGATTTCTACTTCAGACAATTTTGGACAGACCCCAGGCTTGCTTACAAAAAAAGGACGGGTGTGGAGACCCTGTCCGTTGGCTCGGAATTTATTAGAAACATATGGGTACCCGACACCTTCTTCGTTAACGAAAAACAGTCTTATTTCCACATAGCTACTACAAGCAACGAATTCATACGCATTCATCATTCTGGATCTATTACTAGGAGTATAAG ACTGACTATCACCGCTTCTTGTCCGATGGATTTGCAGTATTTTCCGATGGACCGTCAATTATGCAATATTGAAATCGAAAGTT TTGGCTACACCATGCGGGACATCCGATACAAGTGGAATGAGGGGCCCAACTCAGTGGGCGTGTCGAGCGAAGTGTCTTTGCCGCAATTCAAGGTGCTGGGCCATCGGCAGCGGGCTATGGAGATTTCTCTTACAACAG GAAACTACTCTCGTCTGGCATGTGAAATTCAATTTGTGCGCTCGATGGGATACTATTTAATTCAGATATATATTCCTTCTGGCCTTATTGTCATTATATCTTGGGTGTCATTTTGGTTGAACCGAAACGCGACACCTGCAAGGGTGTCACTAGGTGTCACCACTGTATTGACTATGACGACGCTCATGTCGTCCACTAATGCTGCTCTGCCCAAGATCTCATATGTCAAATCCATCGATGTCTATCTGGGAACCTGTTTCGTCATGGTCTTCGCCAGTTTACTAG AATATGCCACAGTTGGCTATATGGCTAAAAGGATACAGATGAGGAAACAAAGATTTACTGCTGTTCAGAAAATGGCCGCTGAAAAGAAAATGCAAATTGATGGTCCTCCAGGGTCAGCTGAGCCTGTCCCCCCACCGAGGACGAGCACCTTGTCCAGGCCACCACcccctagccgattatcg GAGGTTCGGTTCAAAGTTCACGATCCGAAGGCATATTCTAAAGGTGGCACCTTAGAAAACACTATCAATGGCGCACGGGGCCCAGCCCCAGGACCTGCCCCACCGGCTGATGAAGAAGCTGGACCACCCCCACATCTCGTTCATGCATCCAAG GGTATCAACAAATTGCTCGGCACGACTCCCTCGGACATCGACAAGTACTCGCGCATCGTGTTCCCCGTCTGCTTCGTTTGCTTTAACCTTATGTACTGGATCATTTACCTTCACGTATCTGACGTCGTGGCTGATGACTTGGTACTACTAGGCGAAGAAAATTGA
- the LOC110378222 gene encoding gamma-aminobutyric acid receptor subunit beta isoform X1, which produces MHTSRPRGVHSIALVLSLAIAWLPHADHAAGAGGGGMFGDVNISAILDSLSVSYDKRVRPNYGGPPVDVGVTMYVLSISSLSEVKMDFTLDFYFRQFWTDPRLAYKKRTGVETLSVGSEFIRNIWVPDTFFVNEKQSYFHIATTSNEFIRIHHSGSITRSIRLTITASCPMDLQYFPMDRQLCNIEIESFGYTMRDIRYKWNEGPNSVGVSSEVSLPQFKVLGHRQRAMEISLTTGNYSRLACEIQFVRSMGYYLIQIYIPSGLIVIISWVSFWLNRNATPARVSLGVTTVLTMTTLMSSTNAALPKISYVKSIDVYLGTCFVMVFASLLEYATVGYMAKRIQMRKQRFTAVQKMAAEKKMQIDGPPGSAEPVPPPRTSTLSRPPPPSRLSEVRFKVHDPKAYSKGGTLENTINGARGPAPGPAPPADEEAGPPPHLVHASKGINKLLGTTPSDIDKYSRIVFPVCFVCFNLMYWIIYLHVSDVVADDLVLLGEEN; this is translated from the exons ATGCATACGAGCCGTCCGCGCGGCGTGCACAGCATCGCGCTAGTGCTGTCTCTTGCGATTGCCTGGTTGCCTCATGCCGACCATGCCGC GGGAGCGGGAGGAGGGGGGATGTTTggtgacgtcaatatctcagcCATTTTGGATTCGCTAAGTGTAAGCTACGACAAAAGAGTGAGGCCGAACTATGGAG GACCGCCAGTGGATGTGGGAGTCACCATGTACGTGCTATCCATCAGCTCCTTATCTGAAGTGAAAATG GATTTCACGCTGGATTTCTACTTCAGACAATTTTGGACAGACCCCAGGCTTGCTTACAAAAAAAGGACGGGTGTGGAGACCCTGTCCGTTGGCTCGGAATTTATTAGAAACATATGGGTACCCGACACCTTCTTCGTTAACGAAAAACAGTCTTATTTCCACATAGCTACTACAAGCAACGAATTCATACGCATTCATCATTCTGGATCTATTACTAGGAGTATAAG ACTGACTATCACCGCTTCTTGTCCGATGGATTTGCAGTATTTTCCGATGGACCGTCAATTATGCAATATTGAAATCGAAAGTT TTGGCTACACCATGCGGGACATCCGATACAAGTGGAATGAGGGGCCCAACTCAGTGGGCGTGTCGAGCGAAGTGTCTTTGCCGCAATTCAAGGTGCTGGGCCATCGGCAGCGGGCTATGGAGATTTCTCTTACAACAG GAAACTACTCTCGTCTGGCATGTGAAATTCAATTTGTGCGCTCGATGGGATACTATTTAATTCAGATATATATTCCTTCTGGCCTTATTGTCATTATATCTTGGGTGTCATTTTGGTTGAACCGAAACGCGACACCTGCAAGGGTGTCACTAGGTGTCACCACTGTATTGACTATGACGACGCTCATGTCGTCCACTAATGCTGCTCTGCCCAAGATCTCATATGTCAAATCCATCGATGTCTATCTGGGAACCTGTTTCGTCATGGTCTTCGCCAGTTTACTAG AATATGCCACAGTTGGCTATATGGCTAAAAGGATACAGATGAGGAAACAAAGATTTACTGCTGTTCAGAAAATGGCCGCTGAAAAGAAAATGCAAATTGATGGTCCTCCAGGGTCAGCTGAGCCTGTCCCCCCACCGAGGACGAGCACCTTGTCCAGGCCACCACcccctagccgattatcg GAGGTTCGGTTCAAAGTTCACGATCCGAAGGCATATTCTAAAGGTGGCACCTTAGAAAACACTATCAATGGCGCACGGGGCCCAGCCCCAGGACCTGCCCCACCGGCTGATGAAGAAGCTGGACCACCCCCACATCTCGTTCATGCATCCAAG GGTATCAACAAATTGCTCGGCACGACTCCCTCGGACATCGACAAGTACTCGCGCATCGTGTTCCCCGTCTGCTTCGTTTGCTTTAACCTTATGTACTGGATCATTTACCTTCACGTATCTGACGTCGTGGCTGATGACTTGGTACTACTAGGCGAAGAAAATTGA